In Desulfuribacillus alkaliarsenatis, the following proteins share a genomic window:
- a CDS encoding site-2 protease family protein: protein MKLRIHWLFLVFLIYIGYSGQVFEALLFFLIVIIHELGHVFVARSFGWRVTEIEFLPFGGVAKVDWNFQGWPRQEKLVAIAGPMNNIIMIMIALVLFQFGVIERDLAMFFIKANMLLAGFNLLPALPLDGGRIYRATVCQEHGWIEGTRMAYRLSYIIGAILVLVGLIMLALGYLNVTFLILGAFLLLATFMDQRQMKYQQMYALLHKNYKQASAKTTSEQIKHISTNKDEKISDIIKVFSPGITTIVWVMDNNKVIGTLTDNEILHKVFDEQVPLHMSMEDMLNL, encoded by the coding sequence ATGAAACTTCGTATACATTGGCTTTTTCTAGTATTCCTCATCTATATAGGTTACTCAGGGCAGGTTTTTGAAGCACTGCTCTTTTTTCTCATTGTCATCATTCATGAGCTGGGGCATGTGTTTGTTGCCCGTAGCTTTGGTTGGCGAGTTACCGAAATCGAATTTCTACCATTTGGCGGTGTAGCAAAGGTTGATTGGAACTTCCAAGGCTGGCCTAGGCAAGAAAAGCTCGTAGCCATCGCAGGTCCGATGAATAATATTATTATGATAATGATAGCTTTGGTGCTGTTCCAGTTTGGTGTTATCGAGCGGGATTTAGCTATGTTCTTTATTAAAGCAAATATGCTGCTAGCGGGATTTAATCTCCTCCCAGCGTTACCTTTGGATGGTGGGAGAATTTATCGGGCTACGGTATGTCAGGAGCATGGATGGATAGAAGGTACGAGAATGGCATATCGGCTAAGCTATATCATCGGAGCTATTCTTGTGCTTGTGGGATTAATTATGCTTGCACTGGGTTATTTGAACGTCACTTTTCTAATTCTAGGTGCATTCTTGCTCTTAGCAACCTTTATGGATCAGAGACAAATGAAATACCAACAGATGTATGCCCTTTTACATAAGAATTATAAGCAAGCTTCAGCTAAGACGACTTCTGAGCAAATAAAGCACATATCAACAAACAAGGATGAGAAAATATCAGATATAATCAAGGTCTTTTCCCCAGGGATTACGACTATTGTTTGGGTTATGGATAATAATAAAGTTATAGGAACGCTCACGGATAATGAGATTTTACATAAGGTTTTTGACGAACAGGTACCGTTGCACATGTCGATGGAGGACATGTTAAACTTATAA
- a CDS encoding TIGR03960 family B12-binding radical SAM protein encodes MEKICQHDILTQVEKPARYAGNEWNIVMKDHAQMDVTFALAFPDVYEVGMSFLGYKILYHIINKRDTYYAERAFAPWVDMEQKIRNHNQVLTSTETKTPIKDFDFVSFTLQYEMSYTNILNMLDLSDLPLYAKDRTEEHPLVLAGGPCAFNPEPIADFFDLFVVGEGEEAVIDIADVYKEIKAEQKSTGKQISREETLLRLAKIPGVYVPRFYDVEYKDDGRVASITPNHPSIPAKVEKRVLRDLDATEYPEDLVVPFLNVVHDRVMLEIQRGCTRGCRFCQAGMVYRPVRERKKENLRKIARTLVDKTGYDEISLTSLASNDYSQIQELIHELLDEFKEEKIGISLPSLRADKFSVKLAEELQQMRKSGLTFAPEAGSQRLRDVINKGVNEEHLIDAVTSAFQSGYKQVKLYFMLGLPTETDEDIVGIAELAEKVVEAYRSVNKGKTRGLKVTVSTSLFVPKPHTPFQWVGQLSKNELQRRRSVLQNAIKSKAITYNWHDPNVSFLEGAVSRGDRRLSKAIYQAWKNGCKFDSWTEQFRNREWLMAYQEVGIDPEWYAFRNFAYDEILPWEHISSGVSKKYLEIEYERALVGKTIEDCRTANCTGCGVCQSLGVDVVVWKGEEVQ; translated from the coding sequence ATGGAGAAGATTTGTCAGCATGATATACTGACGCAAGTAGAAAAACCAGCTAGGTACGCTGGTAACGAGTGGAATATAGTGATGAAAGATCACGCACAAATGGATGTAACATTTGCCTTGGCATTCCCTGATGTGTATGAGGTTGGGATGTCTTTTTTAGGTTATAAAATTTTATATCACATTATAAATAAAAGGGATACATACTATGCGGAGCGCGCTTTTGCACCGTGGGTCGATATGGAGCAAAAGATCCGCAACCACAATCAAGTACTGACGAGCACAGAGACGAAAACGCCGATTAAGGATTTCGACTTTGTATCCTTTACATTACAGTATGAAATGAGCTACACCAATATTTTAAATATGCTAGACCTTTCAGATTTACCTTTGTATGCTAAGGATCGTACTGAAGAGCATCCGTTAGTACTAGCAGGAGGACCATGTGCCTTTAACCCCGAGCCGATTGCTGATTTCTTCGACTTATTCGTGGTCGGTGAGGGTGAAGAGGCAGTTATAGATATAGCTGATGTGTACAAGGAGATAAAAGCAGAACAAAAATCCACTGGCAAACAGATTTCCAGGGAGGAGACACTCTTAAGATTAGCAAAAATCCCTGGTGTGTATGTGCCACGCTTTTATGACGTTGAGTATAAGGATGACGGTAGGGTTGCTTCTATTACACCTAATCACCCTTCGATACCAGCTAAGGTTGAGAAGCGGGTGCTAAGGGACTTAGATGCTACTGAATATCCAGAGGATTTGGTTGTTCCGTTTTTGAACGTTGTCCACGACCGAGTCATGCTAGAGATTCAACGGGGATGTACTAGGGGCTGTCGTTTTTGCCAGGCGGGTATGGTCTATCGACCTGTTCGTGAGCGCAAGAAGGAAAATCTTCGAAAAATTGCCCGCACATTAGTGGATAAGACAGGATACGATGAGATATCGTTGACATCATTAGCAAGCAACGATTATTCACAAATTCAGGAGTTAATCCATGAGCTACTAGATGAATTTAAGGAAGAGAAAATCGGCATCTCCCTGCCATCGTTAAGGGCGGACAAGTTTTCCGTCAAGCTAGCTGAAGAGCTACAACAAATGCGTAAGTCTGGGCTTACCTTTGCCCCTGAGGCTGGTAGTCAAAGACTGCGTGATGTTATCAATAAGGGAGTTAACGAAGAGCACTTGATTGACGCTGTGACTAGTGCTTTTCAGTCTGGATATAAGCAAGTGAAGCTGTATTTCATGCTCGGCTTACCGACAGAAACGGATGAGGATATAGTTGGCATCGCTGAGCTAGCAGAGAAGGTAGTAGAAGCCTATCGTAGTGTAAATAAAGGCAAAACCCGTGGACTTAAGGTTACAGTAAGCACCTCGCTGTTTGTACCAAAGCCCCATACGCCATTTCAATGGGTTGGACAACTATCTAAGAATGAGCTGCAGCGTCGTCGCTCCGTATTACAAAATGCGATAAAATCTAAAGCCATCACATATAACTGGCATGATCCAAATGTTAGCTTCCTAGAGGGTGCTGTTTCTAGAGGTGACCGTAGACTTTCTAAGGCTATTTACCAAGCTTGGAAGAACGGCTGCAAGTTCGATAGCTGGACAGAGCAGTTCCGTAATCGTGAATGGCTGATGGCTTATCAGGAGGTAGGGATAGATCCAGAGTGGTACGCCTTTAGAAATTTTGCCTATGATGAAATTCTTCCTTGGGAGCATATTAGCTCGGGGGTTAGTAAGAAATATTTAGAGATTGAATACGAGCGGGCGTTAGTAGGTAAGACAATTGAAGATTGTCGGACCGCAAACTGTACAGGCTGCGGAGTATGTCAGTCCTTAGGTGTAGATGTTGTTGTCTGGAAGGGGGAGGAAGTTCAGTGA
- a CDS encoding TIGR03936 family radical SAM-associated protein gives MIRTMRARFSKGDGLRYISHLDLQRMFGRALRRARIPIAYSQGFNPHPRLAFGSALGVGTTSESEFLDIDLNEPMTPDEFMQQMNGILPEGLRIEEAHLYELGEEPKKLKTLMSVINAAEYEIYIYPETQNSEASAESESLAKSRAESLAKFQEQLQAALHKINLKDSWVISRFSKKKERELDIKPFVYQIECITEADSDDTKVVVRALVKSGSEANVRPDEIIEVLRTYGELPEAPYQIHRKNLGIMEEQMIKKPFLS, from the coding sequence GTGATAAGAACGATGCGTGCACGCTTTTCAAAAGGAGATGGTCTACGCTACATCTCCCATCTCGATTTGCAAAGAATGTTTGGTCGTGCCCTAAGGCGGGCAAGGATTCCAATTGCCTATAGTCAAGGCTTTAATCCCCATCCACGGCTAGCCTTTGGCTCTGCCTTAGGAGTTGGGACCACCAGTGAAAGTGAATTTCTTGATATTGACCTTAATGAGCCGATGACTCCAGACGAATTTATGCAGCAGATGAACGGAATTCTTCCTGAAGGACTCAGAATCGAAGAAGCGCACCTCTATGAATTAGGAGAAGAACCGAAAAAGCTGAAAACCTTAATGAGCGTAATTAATGCTGCAGAGTATGAGATTTATATATACCCAGAAACACAAAACTCAGAAGCTTCTGCAGAATCAGAATCACTTGCTAAATCACGTGCAGAATCACTTGCAAAATTCCAAGAGCAGCTGCAGGCAGCCTTGCACAAAATAAACCTAAAAGACAGCTGGGTAATATCTAGGTTTAGTAAGAAAAAGGAGCGGGAGCTTGACATAAAGCCGTTTGTATACCAGATTGAATGCATCACAGAAGCAGATAGCGACGACACTAAAGTTGTCGTCCGAGCACTTGTGAAATCAGGAAGTGAGGCTAACGTTCGTCCTGATGAAATTATCGAAGTGCTGCGTACTTACGGTGAACTGCCAGAAGCTCCCTATCAAATCCATAGAAAAAACCTTGGCATCATGGAAGAGCAGATGATAAAGAAACCGTTTCTATCATAA
- a CDS encoding Rne/Rng family ribonuclease, whose amino-acid sequence MGKKLIINCDSREFRVGVLEDEALREIYIQRPLSERLVGNVYKGRVSNVLPGMQAAFIDIGLEKNAFLYVSDAIVANHLEEQGTTDDVQINQILKQGQEVVVQVVKEPFGTKGARVSVNINIPGRYIVLMPLSKHIGISRKIEDEQDRSRLKEIAQSLFEKDQLGMILRTVANTVDRRQIEMDYKLLLGIWENIQRTVKIQKTPSLVHRDLEIVPRVIRDVLTEDVEEIVIDTHDEYRAISKILENIAPHLISSVTHYKGDAPIFDHYGIEDSLSKVVKSKVWMKNGGYLIIDHTEALTVIDVNTGKFVGQRNLEDTVVSTNVEAAKEVAAQLRLRNISGIIIVDFIDMHVEENQQKVLQVMEEELQKDSNKTHLLGITRLGLVEITRKKIRKSLHDVLLDTCPTCHGSGKVLSDIAIANRIDREIRHYLRHTKDEAIIVEMHPRIAADFKGANNENQQFIEQQFGKRIFIREKEFVDIEHFNIIYSGDEKEAAALY is encoded by the coding sequence ATGGGAAAAAAACTGATTATAAACTGTGATAGTAGGGAATTTAGGGTTGGTGTCCTGGAGGATGAAGCTCTAAGGGAAATCTATATTCAAAGGCCTTTAAGTGAGCGGCTTGTGGGCAATGTATATAAGGGACGTGTCAGTAACGTTCTGCCAGGAATGCAGGCAGCCTTTATAGATATAGGGCTAGAAAAAAACGCCTTTCTCTATGTTTCCGATGCAATCGTGGCGAACCATTTAGAGGAACAGGGAACGACCGATGATGTGCAAATTAATCAGATCTTAAAGCAGGGTCAAGAGGTCGTTGTACAGGTGGTCAAGGAGCCCTTTGGAACTAAGGGGGCCCGCGTATCAGTCAATATCAATATACCTGGGCGCTACATTGTGCTAATGCCGCTATCTAAGCATATTGGAATTTCGAGGAAAATTGAAGATGAGCAGGATCGCAGCCGTCTTAAAGAGATAGCTCAATCACTGTTTGAAAAAGATCAACTAGGGATGATTCTACGCACAGTAGCAAATACCGTTGACCGTCGGCAGATTGAAATGGACTACAAGCTACTTTTAGGGATCTGGGAGAATATCCAACGCACAGTTAAAATTCAGAAAACCCCAAGCTTGGTTCATCGTGATTTAGAAATTGTCCCAAGGGTAATACGGGATGTTTTAACTGAGGATGTCGAAGAAATAGTTATCGATACACATGATGAGTATCGGGCAATATCAAAAATACTTGAAAACATTGCTCCCCACCTAATTTCGAGTGTAACCCATTACAAAGGTGATGCTCCAATCTTTGACCACTATGGAATTGAAGATTCATTATCTAAGGTTGTAAAGTCAAAGGTTTGGATGAAAAATGGTGGCTATCTAATCATAGATCACACAGAAGCTCTTACTGTGATTGACGTAAATACTGGCAAGTTCGTAGGCCAGCGAAATCTCGAGGACACAGTTGTTAGTACGAACGTTGAAGCGGCCAAGGAAGTAGCGGCACAGCTACGCTTACGTAACATCAGTGGCATTATCATCGTCGATTTCATTGATATGCATGTCGAGGAAAACCAGCAAAAAGTCTTGCAGGTCATGGAGGAAGAACTACAAAAGGACAGCAACAAAACACATCTTTTAGGTATCACAAGACTCGGATTAGTAGAAATAACACGTAAAAAAATAAGAAAAAGCTTACATGATGTCCTTCTAGATACCTGTCCAACCTGTCATGGCTCTGGGAAAGTCTTGTCAGATATTGCGATAGCCAATCGTATTGATAGAGAAATCCGTCATTACCTACGACACACGAAGGACGAAGCAATTATTGTCGAGATGCATCCACGGATAGCAGCTGATTTTAAAGGTGCTAATAATGAAAATCAGCAGTTTATCGAGCAGCAATTTGGCAAACGCATCTTTATACGTGAGAAGGAATTTGTAGATATCGAGCATTTTAACATTATCTATTCAGGAGATGAAAAGGAAGCAGCAGCGCTATATTAG